Proteins encoded within one genomic window of Eleutherodactylus coqui strain aEleCoq1 chromosome 1, aEleCoq1.hap1, whole genome shotgun sequence:
- the GPR45 gene encoding probable G-protein coupled receptor 45: MGCNSTALGSCTFPNLNVTTLSQDSTFNGFPTPLRILLAIIMILMIAIAFLGNAIVCLIVYQKPAMRSAINLLLATLAFSDIMLSLFCMPFTAVTIITGTWHFGSHFCQISAMLYWFFVLEGVAILLIISVDRFLIIVQRQDKLNPHRAKIMICSSWIFSFCISFPSVVGWTLVEVPTRAPQCVLGYTEFSSDRAYAVMLVVAVFFIPFSVMLYSYLCILNTVRRNAVRIHNHAESLCLSQVSKLGLMGLQRPHQLNVDMSFKTRAFTTILILFIGFSLCWLPHSVFSLLSVFSRTFYYSSSFYSISTCILWLTYLKSVFNPVIYCWRIKKFREACMEFMPKTFKILPKIPGRTRRRIRPSTIYVCSEHQSAV; the protein is encoded by the coding sequence ATGGGCTGCAATAGCACGGCTCTCGGCAGCTGTACTTTTCCCAATCTTAATGTGACAACGTTGAGCCAAGACTCCACTTTTAATGGATTCCCTACCCCACTCAGGATATTACTGGCAATAATAATGATATTAATGATTGCCATTGCTTTTTTAGGCAATGCCATTGTTTGCCTTATTGTTTATCAAAAGCCAGCCATGCGTTCTGCAATCAACCTCCTTCTTGCAACACTTGCATTCTCTGACATCATGTTGTCACTGTTTTGCATGCCTTTTACTGCAGTGACAATTATCACTGGGACCTGGCACTTTGGTTCGCATTTTTGCCAGATATCAGCCATGCTCTACTGGTTCTTTGTGTTAGAAGGGGTTGCCATACTACTTATTATCAGTGTTGATCGTTTCCTGATCATTGTTCAGAGACAGGATAAACTAAACCCACACCGTGCCAAAATAATGATCTGCTCCTCTTGGatattttctttttgtatttcttttccaTCTGTCGTAGGTTGGACCTTAGTGGAAGTTCCAACACGAGCGCCGCAATGTGTTTTAGGATATACAGAGTTTTCGTCGGATAGGGCATATGCAGTAATGCTGGTGGTTGCAGTGTTCTTCATCCCTTTCAGTGTAATGCTATACTCTTATCTATGCATCCTAAACACAGTAAGACGAAATGCTGTCAGGATTCATAACCATGCGGAGAGCTTATGCCTCAGCCAAGTAAGCAAGTTAGGGTTGATGGGACTTCAGCGGCCTCATCAGCTGAATGTTGACATGAGTTTCAAAACCAGGGCCTTCACCACCATATTGATTCTCTTTATTGGATTCTCGCTTTGCTGGCTTCCACATTCTGTGTTCAGTCTGCTTTCTGTCttcagtaggactttctactaCAGTTCCTCCTTCTATAGTATCAGCACTTGCATTTTGTGGCTCACTTACCTCAAATCTGTTTTCAATCCTGTCATATATTGCTGGAGGATAAAAAAGTTTCGGGAAGCCTGCATGGAATTTATGCCCAAAACATTTAAGATCCTTCCCAAGATTCCAGGGAGGACAAGAAGGAGAATCCGTCCTAGTACCATCTATGTTTGCAGTGAACATCAGTCTGCTGTCTAG